The following are encoded together in the Periplaneta americana isolate PAMFEO1 chromosome 5, P.americana_PAMFEO1_priV1, whole genome shotgun sequence genome:
- the LOC138700437 gene encoding uncharacterized protein, translated as MLGGRRLILQLPKVISTRSLIGLQAATEQAAGLAAIPQTIPAPMSTPASKITASTAYAGMNKDACQQGNSMIGEQLRGYQQPSLLFNVVPTAEGPGVAKRKLFSSPHFSSSPRSNKLK; from the exons ATGCTAGGAGGGCGAAGATTGATTCTGCAGCTGCCGAAGGTAATTA gtacgCGTAGTCTCATAGGTTTACAAGCTGCAACTGAGCAGGCTGCAGGCTTGGCAGCTATACCTCAAACAATTCCTGCTCCTATGAGTACTCCAGCTTCAAAGATTACTGCTTCGACGGCATATGCCGGGATGAATAAAGATGCATGCCAACAAG ggaacagtatgattggtgaacagctgaggggctatcagcaaccatcgctcctattcaatgtggttcccacagctgaag GTCCTGGTGTTGCAAAACGAAAACTTTTCTCCAGTCCTCACTTCTCATCTTCACCCAGGAGCAACAAACTAAAATAG